The Pseudomonas sp. HOU2 DNA window GCATCGCCAAGACCCAGACCACCAACCTTGCCGTCGTGGCGCCGGGCATCGCCGAAGCCTTGCTCGCGACCGCGCTGGGCCTGGTTGCCGCAATTCCTGCGGTAGTCATCTACAACGTGTTCGCCCGCTCCATCGCCGGCTACAAAGCGCAGGTGTCCGACGCTTCGGCGCAGGTCCTGTTGCTGGTCAGCCGCGACCTCGACCACCAGCCTGAGCGCAGCTCGCAGCCGCACATGGTCAAAGTGGGGTAATCGGCCATGGGCCTGCATTTGAAAGAAGGCGCAGACGACGATCTGGCCGAGAACCACGAAATCAACGTCACGCCGTTCATCGACGTGATGCTGGTACTGCTGATCATCTTCATGGTGGCCGCGCCGCTGGCTACGGTGGACATCAAAGTCGACCTGCCGGCCTCGACCGCCAAACCGGCGCCGCGCCCGGAGAAACCGGTGTTCCTCAGCGTAAAGGCTGATCAGCGCCTGTACATCGGTGACGACGAAGTCAACGCCGATACCCTTGGTGCCGTGCTCGACGCCAAGACCCAGGGCAAGAAAGACACCACCATCTTCTTCCAGGCCGACAAGGGCGTGGACTACGGCGACCTGATGAGCGTGATGGATAAATTGCGCTCGGCCGGTTATCTGAAGGTCGGTCTGGTGGGCCTTGAGAGCGCAGCCAAGAAATGATCACGACGCGCCATAAGCTGACGCGTTACAGCGGTAGCCTGGCCGTGGTGCTGGGCGTTCACGCGCTGGCCATTGCGCTGGCGCTGAACTGGACCGCCCGCCCGCCCATCGAACTGCCGCCGCAGGCAATGATGGTCGAGCTGGCACCGGTTCCGGCCCCGCCACCGCCTGCTCCGCCGAAAGTCGTCACACCGCCGCAGCCACCGGCTCCGGTCGAAGAGCTGCCGATTCCGAAACTGGCTGAAGCACCCAAGGCCGAGATTGCCGTACCGAAGCCGAAACCCAAGCCAAAGCCGAAACCGCAGCCGCCCAAACCGGTTGAGAAAAAACCGGAACCCGTGAAGGAAAAACCTTCCGAGGAAAAACCGGCCGACACGCAACCGACCCAGGCACCGACGGAGAAATCCGCCCAGCCGGCACCGGGCCCATCGCCAGCACAAATGGCTGCCAAGGCCAGTTGGCAAGGTACCCTGCTCGCGCACCTGGCCAAGTACAAGAAGTACCCGGCCAGCGCTCAGGCACGAGGCAAGGAAGGCTTGAACCGTCTGCGCTTCGTGGTTGATGCCGAAGGCAATGTACTGTCGTTCGAACTGGTGGGCCGCTCCGGCAACGCCGATCTGGACCGGGCCACCCTGGAAATGATCCGCCGCGCGCAACCGCTGCCCAAGCCACCGGCCGACATGCTGAACAACGGTTCGATCGAAATTGTCGCGCCGTTTGTGTACTCGCTTGAACGTCGTCGCTAAGTAGCAAGATCAAAAGATCGCAGCCTTCGGCAGCTCCTACAGGTACACATTCCCCTGTAGGACCTGCCGAAGGCTGCGATCTTTTGCTTTCAGTTCATCCATACACGGCAAACCCACATTGCCCGGTGTCGCATTCCTCACTCAGTCTGATAACGTGCGTCTATCGATTGCAGCCGTTATGCTTGGCCCGCAACTTCATGGACGCTCGCTATGACCCTCACAGAATTACGCTACATCGTTACCCTCGCCCAAGAGCAGCACTTCGGCCACGCCGCCGAGCGTTGCCACGTCAGCCAGCCGACCCTGTCGGTGGGCGTGAAAAAACTTGAAGACGAACTCGGTGTGCTGATTTTCGAGCGCAGCAAAAGCGCCGTGCGCCTGACCCCGGTCGGTGAAGGCATCGTCGCCCAGGCGCAGAAAGTCCTGGAGCAGGCGCAAGGCATCCGTGAACTGGCCCAGGCCGGCAAGAACCAGCTGACCGCACCGCTGAAAGTCGGCGCGATCTACACCGTCGGGCCGTACCTGTTCCCGCACCTGATTCCGCAACTGCACCGGGTCGCCCCGCAGATGCCGTTGTACATCGAAGAAAACTTCACCCACGTGCTGCGCGACAAGCTGCGCAACGGCGAGCTCGACGCGATCATCATCGCCCTGCCGTTCAACGAAGCCGACGTGCTGACCCTGCCGCTCTACGACGAGCCGTTCTACGTGCTGATGCCGGCCCAGCACCCATGGACGCAAAAAGAATCCATCGACCCGGGCCTGCTCAACGACAAGAGCCTGCTGCTGCTCGGCGAAGGCCACTGCTTCCGCGATCAGGTGCTTGAGGCCTGCCCGACCCTGACCAAGGGCAACGACGGCGCCAAGCACACCACGGTGGAATCCAGCTCGCTGGAAACCATCCGTCACATGGTCGCGTCCGGTCTGGGTATCTCGATCCTGCCGCTGTCGGCGGTGGACAGCCATCACTACGCCCCGGGCGTGATCGAAGTACGGCCGCTGTCGGCGCCGGTCCCATTCCGCACCGTGGCGATTGCCTGGCGCGCCAGCTTCCCGCGGCCGAAAGCCATCGAGATCCTCGCCGACTCCGTTCGCCTGTGTTCGGTGGCCAAGCCCGCCGCGCCGGTTACGGCCGGTTAAGCGAGCGTCATGACTGAGCTGTCGCAAGTGTCGGTGACGGCACTCAAGGGTGTCGGCGAAGCCATGGCCGAGAAACTGGCCAAGGTCGGCCTGGAAAACCTCCAGGACGTGCTGTTTCACCTGCCGCTGCGTTATCAGGATCGCACCCGCGTGGTGCCGATCGGCCACTTGCGACCGGGCCAGGACGCGGTGGTCGAAGGCACCGTCAGCGGTGCCGACGTGGTCATGGGCCGGCGGCGCAGCCTCGTCGTGCGCATGCAGGATGGCACCGGTGGCCTGAGCCTGCGCTTCTACCATTTCAGCAATGCGCAGAAAGAAGGCCTCAAGCGCGGCACGCGGATTCGCTGCTACGGCGAAGTGCGCCCCGGCGCCTCGGGGCTGGAAATCTACCACCCGGAATACCGCGCCATCACCGGTGACGAACCGCCGCCCGTGGATGAAACCCTGACCCCGGTCTACCCGCTCACCGAAGGCCTGACCCAACAGCGCCTGCGTCAGTTGTGCATGCAGACTCTGACGCTGCTAAAGCCGAACACTCTGCCCGACTGGTTGCCGACCGAACAGGCCCGCGACTACCAACTGGCGCCGCTGGCCGATGCGATCCGCTACCTGCACAACCCGCCCGCCGATGCTGATGTCGATGAGCTGGCACTCGGTCATCACTGGGCGCAGCATCGCCTCGCGTTCGAAGAACTGCTGACCCATCAACTGTCGCAACAACGCCTGCGCGAAAGCATGCGTTCCCTGCGCGCGCCAGCGATGCCGAAAGCGACGAAGCTGCCGCCGAAGTATCTGGCCAACCTCGGCTTCAACCCGACCGGCGCCCAGCAACGCGTGGGCAACGAAATCGCCTACGACCTCAGCCAGCACGAACCGATGCTGCGCCTGATTCAGGGCGACGTTGGCGCGGGCAAAACCGTGGTCGCCGCCCTCGCGGCGCTGCAAGCGCTGGAAGCGGGTTATCAGGTCGCGCTGATGGCGCCGACCGAGATCCTCGCCGAACAGCACTTCATCACCTTCAAGCGCTGGCTCGAACCGCTGGGCATCGACGTCGCGTGGCTGGCCGGCAAGCTTAAAGGCAAAAACCGCGTCGCCGCACTGGAACAGATCGTCAGCGGCACACCGATGGTGGTCGGCACTCACGCGTTGTTCCAGGACGAAGTGCAGTTCAAGAATCTGGCACTGGTGATCATCGACGAACAACACCGCTTCGGCGTGCAGCAACGTCTGGCGCTGCGGCAGAAAGGCGTCGGCGGGCGCATGTGCCCGCACCAACTGATCATGACCGCCACGCCGATCCCGCGCACGCTGGCGATGAGCGCCTACGCCGACCTCGACACCTCGATCCTCGACGAACTGCCGCCCGGTCGAACCCCGGTCAACACCGTGCTGGTCACCGACACCCGCCGCGTCGAAGTCATCGAACGGGTGCGCAGCGCCTGCGCCGAGGGACGTCAGGCTTATTGGGTGTGCACGCTGATCGAAGAGTCGGAAGAGCTGACCTGTCAGGCCGCCGAAACCACGTTCGAAGACCTCACCGCCGCCCTCGGCGAGCTGAAAGTCGGGCTGATCCACGGGCGCATGAAGCCTGCCGAAAAAGCCGCGGTGATGGCCGAGTTCAAGGCCGGCAACCTGCAACTGCTGGTCGCCACCACCGTGATTGAAGTCGGCGTGGACGTACCCAACGCCAGCCTGATGATCATTGAAAACCCCGAGCGCCTCGGCCTCGCGCAGTTGCACCAGTTGCGCGGTCGCGTCGGCCGGGGCAGCGCGGTCAGCCATTGCGTGCTGCTCTACCATCCGCCACTGTCGCAGATCGGCCGTCAGCGCCTGGGCATCATGCGCGAGACCAACGACGGTTTCGTCATCGCCGAAAAAGACCTCGAACTGCGCGGCCCCGGCGAAATGCTCGGCACCCGTCAGACCGGCCTGCTGCAATTCAAGGTCGCCGACCTGATGCGCGACGCCGACTTGCTGCCCGCCGTGCGCGATGCCGCGCAAGCGCTGCTGGAACGCTGGCCAACCCACGTCAGCCCATTGCTCGACCGCTGGTTGCGCCATGGGCAGCAATACGGCCAAGTGTGAGCACCGTCGCAGTTTGTGCAGGATCGTTCCGACAGAGCTGGTTATACTCCTGCCATTGTTTCAAAAACGGATACAGACCATGACTGACGCAGCTCTCGCCCCCGAACTCCCGCACGCGCCGTCTGTAATTCGGCTGCTGCTCGGCAAGCTGGGGATCGCCTACGAAGAAGTGCTCGATCACCACGGCCTCAACGCTTCGCGCAAGGTACAAGCCGTGCTGCTGGACGACGCCGTGGGCGCGCTGATGGTGCTGTTTCCGCAGAGCCAGTTGCTCGACCTCAACCGCCTCGCCGAACTCACTGGCAGGCGCCTGACCGCCGTGTCCACCGAGCGTCTGGAAAAGATGCTCGGCAAACACAGCCTGAGCCTGCTGCCGGGCCTGCCGGCACTGACCAGTTCGCCGTGCCTCTACGAAGAAAGCTTGCTGCGCGAGCCGAAGCTGCTGATCAACTCCGGCGAGCCGGGCGTGCTGCTGGAGATCACCAGCGAAGCCTTCAAGACCATGCTGACCAAGGCCAGCGCCGCCAACTTCGGCGAAGCCCTGAGCAGCATCCGCCCGAACCTCGACCGCCCGGACGATGACCGCGAGGAAATCACCCAGGCCGTGCAGGCGTTCACTGCACGCCGGATCCAGCAGCGTCTGGAAGCGACCATCGAGATTCCACCCCTGGCCGAAACCGCGCAAAAAATCATCAAGCTGCGGGTCGACCCCAACGCCACCATCGATGACATCACCGGCGTGGTCGAAACCGACCCGGCGCTGGCTGCACAAGTGGTGAGCTGGGCGGCGTCGCCGTACTACGCCTCGCCGGGCAAGATCCGTTCGGTGGAAGACGCGATCGTCCGCGTGCTCGGTTTCGATCTGGTGATCAACCTCGCCCTGGGCCTGGCCCTCGGCAAGACCCTGAGCCTGCCGAAAGACCACCCGCAACACACCACGCCGTACTGGCAGCAGTCGATCTACACCGCCGCCGTCATCGAAGGCCTGACCCGCGCCATGCCGCGCGCCCAGCGCCCGGAAGCCGGCCTGACCTATCTGGCCGGTCTGCTGCACAACTTCGGCTACCTGCTGCTGGCCCACGTGTTCCCGCCGCACTTCTCGCTGATCTGCCGCCACCTGGAGGTCAACCCGCACCTGTGCCACAGCTACATCGAGCAGCACCTGCTGGGCATCAGCCGCGAACAGATCGGCTCGTGGCTGATGCGCTACTGGGACATGCCCGATGAACTGGCCACCGCCCTGCGCTTCCAGCACGACCCAAGCTACGACGGCGCCTACGCCGAATACCCGAACCTCGTCTGCCTGGCCGTACGCCTGCTGCGCAGCCGCGGCATCGGCTCCGGCCCCGACGAAGACATCCCCGACGCCCTGCTCGAACGCGTCGGCCTGACCCGCGACAAAGCCAACGACGTGGTCAGCAAAGTGCTTGAGGCTGAAGTCCTACTGCGTGAGCTGGCTTCGCAGTTCAGCCAGGCCTGAAAACTTCGCGAGCAAGCTCGCTCCCAAAAGGTTTCGGTGACCTCCTGTGGGAGCGAGCTTGCTCGCGAAGAATCCACCTCGGTTTCCTGGATGTACTGAACCCTGTGGCGAGGGAGCTTGCTCCCGCTCGACTGCGCAGCAGTCGCAAACCAGCCAGCAGGGTGTGTCAGGCAAAACTCGGCTTTCAGGTTTTGGGGCCGCTCCGCAGCCCAGCGGGAGCAAGCTCCCTCGCCACAAAAGCTCTTCTCATCAAAACTCGGCTCAAGCCTTAGGCTTCGCCTTCCTCGGCTTCAAATACTTCATCAACCCCTGAAACCACATCACCAACGCCGGATTACCCTTGAGCTGAATCGACTTGTCCTGGATCCCCTGCATAAACGCCAGCTGCTTGTTCTTCGCCTGCATCGTGGCAAAGGCATAACCCGCATCCTTGAACGCAATCGCAAACGCCGGCTCCGCCACCACGCCAGACTTGCTGGTAACGCGCTGATTCTTCACCACGAAATGCCGCGCCACTTTCCCGTCCAGCGTCTGCAGCTGAAACACCAGATCCTTGTCACCCAACTGCTGCTGGAACGCAGGATTTGTCCGGCTGGCCTTCCCCATCAACAAACCCATCATCCACAGAAGAAAACGAAATTTCATGCGCACAGCCTCAAAAGGAAAATGAACGGCCGGGACAGTGTAAGGGATTCAGACGATAACGCCACTATCGACCGCCATTGGAAGATGATGCAACCCATTTCCCGCACGATGACCGCCAAGTCACACTTCTGCACCCACCGTCCTACACCTGTTGAAACACATCCCTGTAGGAGCTGCCGAAGGCTGCGATCTTTTGATCTTCCAGCCTGCAAACCTATGGGAAATTTCCTGCAAAGTGCCGCGATACCTATGAACTAGGCAGGTTGGCAATTCGTCGTTAGCCTTCGCTTGTCGCCGCCAAATCGGTGACCGGATGTGCAAGTCCGAAATCCGGAGCAAATTTCTTTTAACTCCAAAGGATTTACCCCGATGACCAACCCGACACCCAACACTGAGGACACCTCGCCCTACGAATCTTTCGATTCAAGAAAACTCCACGAAGCCGCCGAACGCGCCCTCGACCATCACTTCAAACCGCGCACCGAATCCCAACCCAAACGCGAAACCGGCCTCTTCAGCCTCACCCCCGGCACCGACGCCGAAGCCCTGATGGCCAACGCCTCCGAAGACCTCCTGTCCATCAGCGCCATCGCCTGCGACCTCGCCGACGACCTCCACGGCTCCCGCCGCTCGGTTGCACTGGCCCTGAGCAGAATGACGGATGGGGTGCGATTGATGGTGGAAGGGACGCTCGATCACATTGAAGTGCGGAACCTGGCGGCCAAGCCGTAGCGGGATTTGCGGATGAAAAAAGGGGACATTAAGTCCCCTTTCTGAATATTTCGGGCCTGCTATGCACCAGGCTCAGCCCCGTCACACTTCAGTTCTTTGATTTGCTCGCTCTGAATCGGAATCAAACAAACGAGACGCTTCTCTCCGAGCCCACGAAGCTCCGTCAAACTGAGCGTCACGTGCAACCCATCATCGGCAAACGCATGATCCTCAAACCCGGCATCGGCATAGTCCGTCCAAAATGCCTTGCCCTCGAAACTGCAGAACCGCTTTGAGGACAGCACTCTCCAACCGCCGTTGGGCGCCAGTATCTGGACCGTCAGGCATGGGCTGCCAAAGGTGCTGACATAACGTGCCACGACATTGCCGAAGCGCTGGGAGCCGGACAGGTACACCTTGTTGAGATCGAGCACATTACCCGGCTCATCAGCGACGATTGTGTCCAGGTAAGCCGCACGCTCCAGACTCAGTCTGGCCATGCAGTTGTTGATCGTCGTGACATGCGCTGCCACCCCTGGCTCGATTTCCGTGGCTTCAAGCGGGCATGTGGTGTCGCGTAGCTTGATCCAGGCGCGCTGGGATTCTCTGGCCATGGCGACCAGCGCCTTACCCTGCTCAGGGTCACGCCGTTGTTGAGACTCAAACCGTCCCAGCAGTTTCTTGTAGCTCGCATTGAGTTGCGAGTCGGCTTCCTTGCGGGCTGCCTCCACACACCGATCGACCTGGGCGCTCACGGTGATTTCCTTGCAGTCGTCCTCGGCCATCGCAAAAGAGGCAAACAGGCATCCAAAGGACAACGCGATAAAACGCACAAACATGTTCAATTTTTCATTCCCTGAATTGCGGATCGCTCAACTACGCGTCGAGGTATTTTCTGCGCCTTGCCGTCGGCACTCATCGCGTCGCGGTACTGGATGTAATAGCGCTGCGCTTCATCTTTGCGATCAAGGCGCCAGAGCGAGTCGGCGATGTTCAACATCAGTACTGTGCGTTTACCGACGGCCTCAACGCCGCGATACAACTTCAGCGCCAGTGCATCGTTGCCGCCCTCGGCTAAATAGAAGCCAAGATCATTAAGACCCTGAACATTTCGAGCCGGCGGATGGCAAGCCATGTACGAATCCGCCCCCATGACCAAGCTCCATTCGATCTCGCTGGCTCGATATTGCGCAGATTCAATGTTCGAGAGGGTTTTCAGTAGTGCCTGTGGGGAAGGTGTCTCCATTTTAGGTTTGAGTACTTCACCCTCGTCGGTAGTCCAGCTATTGCCCACCCATTTGCCAGCGCAGAACTGATCATCACGCTGAAGCAGCACACAACCGGTCTCCATCGAAATCACATCGCAGTGACTTCGTGACTGGAAGCTGTCTTCACCACTCCCGTCTGACAACATTCCATACATCGTTTGGTTCACGAGTAAGGTCTTCTTGTCAGGGCTAAGCCATCGAGGAAGGACTTCGACCCCGATATCGGTTCCGTAGAGCGGGAATGTTTTTCCATTCGCGGTAAAGGTCGCGCTCGCCGCTTCCACTGAGTGTTCGGGCCATACTTTTGCTTTCAAATGCAATGTCAGTGTGTGCCCGTCGACTCCAGTGACTCGCACTTCTTCTGCCGTAGCCCCATTCGCCAGCAACAGACTCGCGAGCAATAGTGCGGATCTAAGGCTGCCCATACTCGATCCTTTTAGCCGCAGGGCTTGTTTGCTGTAACTGTCTTTCAGTGATGCCATAAGCCTCTATGAGCCCTTCCCAGGACCCCTTCGAACCAAACGACCGATAACTATTGCTGTAGCTGTAATGCTCCAACCTTCCAGCGGTGGAGTAATACCCGCGCCACTCCGGGCAGGATCCACACCCGCCATAACCGCCGATGAACACCAGGCTGCCCTTGCTTCCTTTTACACAATCCATCTCCACTGCCACGTTACTCAGCATCTTCGTCTTCTTACCTTCAGACGTGAGCTGTGAAACCTTGTCGATATTGCGCCGCAACACTTTGCCGCCAATGTTGATCGTCTGATCGGAGCAGACCGGTATGAGGTGGGTTTCTGCGTCATCCACCGTCACGGATCGGCAGGACGACACCATCACCACTTCAACGCCGCCACATTGCATGACATCGCGCTGGGTGTAGGCGTCCTTGGGAGCGGCGAAAGCTGGAAACGAGAGCAACAGCGAAAGGCTGCTCGCAAGAAGACGATTCATCGACTCACTCCTCATCGATCGACGGTGATTCCACGTCGGTCATGCCAAGCAGCCGGAACTCATTGTTCACGAATTCGTAGTACCGATCCCGGTTACGGTTTTCCAGGCGATTTCCCTGGGCGTCTTCTTCGCCATCGAGCGTGACGCCGGAAATGATGATCAAGCGACTATCGGGCAAATACGTCGTGTCGAAAGTGCTGCCGTCATAGGCATTCGGAAGACCGCCAACGACATCACCGGTCTGGGCGTCCAGCACTTCGCCACAAATGGCGCCGCCGCCACAGCCGAACCTGTACAGGATGTAATGGCCGGCGAAGTTGACCTTGCCTTGCAGGGCCTTCGCCCGGATGCTGTCCATGACCGGGTTGCTTTGTTCCTGCTGCACCGGTTCATGGTTGGGGCCGCTGAAAACGGGGGTGACGGCGTAATCCTTGAAGTCGGGATCGGCGGCGAATGCCATGGAAGTGGCAGCTGATAGCAAGCTGCCGAGAACAATCGAAAATCCTTTCAAGTACTAACTCCATAACAGCAGTGGAAACCGTTGGCTTACTCGGACTGACCTTCATAACGCTGTGTCTGCGGGTTGAATTGCCACAGATGTGGCCGGGTCATGCCCTCTTCGCCCTTGTAGCGAATCCGCCCTCGCTTGTCCCTAATGTAGGAGTAGATCTCGATGTCCTTGAATTCACCGCCACCTTTAGACGGACCGTCCAGAACTTTGACCCCGGCGAAGTAATCGCCACCCGAATACTTCAAGTAACCACGGCACTGGATCAGGAAGGCGAATGTGCTGTCCATCGAAGAACCAATGCCTACGCGGGAATTGAAGATGAAGTCTTCGATACCATCGCCGTTTAGGTCGCCACGGAAGACTACGTGGCCTGGCTCGATAGAGAATTCTTTTCCATCGAGACTGGAAAGTATGTCTTCCTGATCTCCGCTGCTCTCCGGCCATTGAGATAAGAAATATTTAGAGTCAGTTTCCTGATTGCAGACATCTGCCGCCATAACGGCTATCGGCAACCAGCTCATGAATAACACCAGCAGTCGTTTCACTTCACATCCTTCGAATTCATCAATTCCAATTCACCATCCCGATACAACACTTCGCACCCGATCCACGCCAGATCCACCTGCGGCATCACCGCCGAGGGCTTGCGCAGTTCCCGCAACAACGTCGAACCATGCGACAGCCGCCCACCCATCCGCGCAATCACTGCCCGCGCTGCCTGATAGTGCGCGTGACGCCCGGGATCAAGGGTGTCTTCCAGCAAGATGTCTTCGCCAAGAATGCCCCGCACCTGCCCCGGGTAAATCATGAATCCGGTGGCTTGCTCGGCACCTTCGCGGCCGTCCTGCCAGAAGCTGCCATCGCGAGTGCGCACATCCGGATGCGGCGCAAACCAGTGCTCGCGATCCGCCAGTGGCATGGCGTGGTGCAGGCGAAAGAATATGCGCATGAGGTTGTCGCGGTACCACTCGCGCACTTGCAAGTAGTAGCCGCGCAGTCCCGGCAGGCCGGTCGAATGCGCGAGGCGGATCAGCCTGGACCATTGCGGGAATGGCTGTAGCGGCAGTTCGCTCGACGCGGGTCGCGAGGTAGCCGGATCGGTTTCCCACGGCAGTCGATGAGGACTGTTTTCCAGATTGTCGTAAGCGGTCGGCGGACGGCCCAGCCAGTCGCCGCCGCTGCTGGCCAGTGCCGTGGCGATGCACAGATTGCCTTGCACCACGAACACGTAGAACCGGGAGAACCAGTCTGCTAATTGCTGGCCATCGGCAGCTTGGGCGACCAGTTCGGCAAGCTCCCGATCGAAGCGCTGCAAGCCGTTTTCAAGGTTCAGCAAATGGCCGCGAGCCTTGCGTTGCATACGCAAAAACAGCGGCAACGAACGCAGCATCTTCAGCGGTCGCCACGGCAGATGCGGCGTCGCGCCGCCGACTTCACCGGCATAGTTGCTGGCACTGATGCCCCAGTCGGCCAACCGTGCGAGAAACAGGTCGTTGTTGATGTAGGACGCGCCGCCGAACACAGCAGTGAACGGCTCGTTGTCCTGCAACACTCGCGCATCCCAGCGCGCCATGATCGCCGGGATACTCACCGCCGCGCGGCGCTGGGCGTACTCCACCAGCACGCTCGGTTGCGGTGGCAGGATCTCGGCGATGTTCGCGGCGGTCAGGTGCCGACGCCAGCCGTAGTCGCTGATCGGCCGGTATTGCAGCAGCCAGAGTTGCGAGCCGTCCCAGGCCCATTCGACGTCGCCGGGCACGTAGTGGAACACGCGCAACACGTCTTGCAGGAAGCGCCAGAGCAGGTCTTCGGTCAAGCCGTGGGACGGCGTGAACGTGCCACTGCGCCACGCATCGCCGAGTCGCGAAAGCGTTGCTTGTGAGGGGCTGACTTGACCGTCGGCCAGCGATTCGAGATGACCCTCAAC harbors:
- a CDS encoding alpha/beta hydrolase; the encoded protein is MSKPLMYLLAGNGSAADWWDDALPHFQRYDVVPLELPGFGANPQPPCEDLAAYAQTLLAMTQKGSAIMAVGVNALLVLHALQRRPGHFSRSVLLAPVGAFLWQRRLPALMSPLPIRKSIHWLLSNKPTLFARKFSNQTWTPAQYQRMGAGYARCRAFVPHWDLIRADTALPLLEWITDPVELVWGDQDKVLGIEQAAAWSAILARADLTISLKPGWGHYPWIDAPMQFAQWLESGERGFVAHTKGGRLRLAELARQAVPAALTLNDCNDPRLPTFLAAQPDVTWAVRSSSYGEDQADSANAGLSTTYLREPTANVSKRIAELTAEGVEEVVVQRFITPVVSGIAFVRHLSVELEWVEGHLESLADGQVSPSQATLSRLGDAWRSGTFTPSHGLTEDLLWRFLQDVLRVFHYVPGDVEWAWDGSQLWLLQYRPISDYGWRRHLTAANIAEILPPQPSVLVEYAQRRAAVSIPAIMARWDARVLQDNEPFTAVFGGASYINNDLFLARLADWGISASNYAGEVGGATPHLPWRPLKMLRSLPLFLRMQRKARGHLLNLENGLQRFDRELAELVAQAADGQQLADWFSRFYVFVVQGNLCIATALASSGGDWLGRPPTAYDNLENSPHRLPWETDPATSRPASSELPLQPFPQWSRLIRLAHSTGLPGLRGYYLQVREWYRDNLMRIFFRLHHAMPLADREHWFAPHPDVRTRDGSFWQDGREGAEQATGFMIYPGQVRGILGEDILLEDTLDPGRHAHYQAARAVIARMGGRLSHGSTLLRELRKPSAVMPQVDLAWIGCEVLYRDGELELMNSKDVK